One Picrophilus oshimae DSM 9789 genomic region harbors:
- a CDS encoding uracil-DNA glycosylase family protein, translating to MEEIQEKSCGIILYSYYNNEVRYLFLERARGWIDFPKGHVEKFENCIEAAKRETYEETGIMPEFIDPFFKHDMYYNVKRYNIDVLRVITLYIASVPYDSVVKISEEHVSYRWLSYEEACRELEFENQKSMLKYANDYINKKNLMNKLNYEYSRLPRKDHNWSMSRNYVPGEGNLNSEVIFIGQSPGFNEDETRRPFTGRAGLFLNSLLKMAGLERNRVYLTNVLKFMTYKNRPPNKHEIENAMPYLLKEIDIIRPKLIVLMGSTAVNAFLPKHSVTLYHGKLINDRMKFYITLHPASALHVLQNMPLIEEDFRNLGIIIKDMNISF from the coding sequence ATGGAGGAAATCCAGGAAAAAAGCTGTGGTATAATACTTTATTCATATTATAATAATGAGGTAAGATACCTTTTCCTAGAAAGGGCCAGGGGATGGATAGACTTTCCAAAGGGACATGTTGAAAAATTTGAGAACTGCATCGAGGCTGCAAAACGTGAAACCTATGAGGAAACAGGAATAATGCCTGAATTTATAGATCCCTTCTTTAAACATGATATGTATTACAATGTAAAGAGATACAATATTGATGTTTTAAGGGTTATAACATTGTACATAGCATCTGTACCATATGATTCCGTTGTAAAGATCTCTGAGGAGCACGTATCATACAGGTGGTTATCATACGAGGAGGCATGCAGGGAGCTTGAATTTGAAAATCAAAAAAGCATGCTTAAGTACGCCAATGATTACATAAATAAAAAGAATCTTATGAATAAATTAAACTATGAATATTCAAGATTGCCAAGAAAGGATCATAACTGGAGTATGAGCAGAAATTATGTTCCCGGTGAGGGTAATTTAAATTCAGAGGTAATCTTTATAGGGCAGTCACCTGGATTCAACGAGGATGAAACAAGGAGGCCTTTTACCGGAAGGGCAGGTCTTTTTCTAAATTCCCTGCTAAAGATGGCGGGCCTTGAAAGGAACAGGGTTTATCTCACAAACGTGTTAAAATTCATGACGTATAAGAACAGACCACCAAACAAACATGAGATAGAAAATGCAATGCCATACCTTTTAAAGGAGATAGATATAATAAGACCAAAGCTCATTGTATTAATGGGTTCCACCGCGGTAAACGCATTTCTTCCAAAGCATTCTGTGACCTTATATCATGGGAAGCTAATAAATGATAGGATGAAATTTTATATAACATTGCATCCTGCATCAGCACTGCATGTTCTGCAGAACATGCCGTTGATAGAGGAGGATTTCAGGAACCTTGGCATTATTATAAAGGATATGAACATAAGTTTTTAA
- the hemA gene encoding glutamyl-tRNA reductase, translated as MIPIYAITWNFRDTPEGFDKIVNNDYNYFESLCKKSSIDEFVILITCNRVEIYAYTRNEINKDLFKDSLIYNYPESTMHLLRVASGLESMSIGENDIMRQVKEAYELSIKRKTSGKILSYIFKKALNVGKGVRTQTSISRGKTSIPAISLDICDNEYGINNKSILIIGNGKMATDFSRYLKEYRPGNVTIAGRSIDHARNLAVLYGYSYDSIKNLNNLIKNSDIIIAATSAGNYIVKDLGDLARNKYFIDISKPENIDPEISKYARLLSINEIGKILKRNEDEKKGEVEIAEVIINQEQKTIDEKLKEMMLDDVIAMFYKFANNVKKDELEELFLIQDFNDEQKKDIDAMTSSLINKILAPYTNSVKQFIKENKNFDYILNEYKKMLEQFMENIVKKL; from the coding sequence ATGATTCCGATTTATGCAATTACATGGAACTTTAGGGATACCCCGGAGGGGTTTGATAAAATAGTAAACAATGATTATAACTATTTTGAGTCCCTGTGCAAAAAGTCATCAATTGATGAATTCGTTATTTTAATTACATGCAACCGGGTTGAAATTTATGCATACACCAGAAATGAAATAAATAAAGATTTATTCAAGGATTCATTAATATACAATTATCCTGAATCCACAATGCATTTATTAAGGGTTGCTTCAGGACTTGAGTCCATGTCCATAGGCGAAAATGATATCATGAGGCAGGTCAAAGAAGCCTATGAATTATCAATAAAGAGGAAAACCTCTGGAAAGATTTTATCATACATCTTTAAAAAGGCATTGAACGTTGGCAAGGGGGTAAGAACGCAGACTTCAATATCACGTGGCAAGACATCGATACCTGCAATATCCCTTGATATATGCGATAATGAATACGGAATTAATAATAAATCAATATTAATAATAGGAAACGGCAAGATGGCAACAGATTTCTCAAGATATTTAAAAGAGTACAGGCCAGGGAACGTTACCATAGCCGGTAGATCAATAGATCATGCAAGAAATCTTGCCGTTCTTTATGGCTATTCCTATGATTCAATAAAAAATCTTAATAATTTAATTAAAAACTCTGATATAATAATTGCGGCAACATCTGCAGGTAATTATATAGTTAAAGATCTTGGAGATCTTGCAAGGAACAAATATTTTATTGATATATCAAAGCCTGAAAACATTGATCCGGAAATTTCAAAATATGCAAGGTTATTGTCAATAAATGAAATAGGAAAGATATTAAAAAGAAACGAGGATGAAAAGAAAGGCGAGGTTGAGATTGCCGAGGTAATAATAAACCAGGAGCAGAAAACAATAGATGAAAAATTAAAGGAAATGATGCTTGATGACGTAATAGCAATGTTTTATAAATTTGCAAACAATGTTAAAAAGGATGAACTGGAAGAGCTCTTTTTAATTCAGGATTTTAATGATGAGCAGAAAAAGGATATAGATGCAATGACAAGCTCACTTATAAATAAAATACTTGCGCCTTACACAAACTCTGTTAAGCAGTTTATAAAGGAAAATAAGAACTTTGATTACATATTAAATGAATATAAAAAGATGCTGGAGCAGTTTATGGAAAACATTGTTAAAAAATTATAA